One Devosia lacusdianchii genomic window carries:
- a CDS encoding 2'-deoxycytidine 5'-triphosphate deaminase codes for MDKQQAWPQGVFPARLIELLRSQGSIIAARPFDADQVQPASLDLRLGDVAYRVRSSFLPGPSHSVAERIEALKLHEIDLTKGAVLERGCVYLVPLQESLDLPEAVSASANPKSSTGRLDVFTRVIGDRARGFDQMPVGYEGPLYLEVSPRTFPVLVRTGSRLSQMRFRSGDNRLTIAEHQALHASDTLVFDNSVPVGEGVALSIDLKGAGRDGLVGFRSKRHTAVVDVDRKGALDVLDFWEPLHNRGREELILDPDEFYILVSDEAVHVPPSHAAEMVPFDPLVGEFRVHYAGFFDPGFGHSSAGGTGSRAVLEVRSREVPFLLGHGQTIGRLIYERLAETPDRLYGSALGSNYQAQTLKLSKHFKPYPG; via the coding sequence ATGGACAAGCAGCAGGCCTGGCCGCAGGGCGTCTTTCCGGCGCGGTTGATCGAATTGTTGCGCAGCCAGGGCTCGATCATCGCGGCGCGGCCGTTCGATGCCGACCAGGTGCAGCCTGCCAGCCTCGATCTGCGCCTTGGCGATGTCGCCTATCGTGTGCGGTCGAGTTTTTTGCCGGGACCCAGCCATTCGGTCGCCGAACGCATCGAAGCGCTCAAGCTGCACGAAATCGACCTGACCAAGGGCGCGGTGCTCGAGCGGGGCTGCGTCTATCTGGTGCCGCTGCAGGAAAGCCTCGACCTACCCGAGGCCGTCAGCGCCTCCGCCAATCCCAAGAGCTCCACCGGACGACTCGACGTGTTCACCCGCGTCATCGGCGACCGGGCCCGTGGCTTCGACCAGATGCCGGTGGGCTATGAAGGGCCGCTGTATCTCGAGGTCAGCCCCCGCACCTTCCCGGTACTGGTGCGGACCGGCTCACGGCTGAGCCAGATGCGGTTCCGCAGCGGCGACAACCGCCTGACCATTGCTGAGCACCAGGCGCTGCATGCCAGCGACACGCTGGTCTTCGACAATAGCGTGCCGGTGGGCGAGGGTGTGGCGCTGTCGATCGACCTCAAGGGCGCCGGTCGCGACGGGCTGGTCGGCTTCCGCTCCAAGCGGCACACCGCCGTGGTCGATGTCGACAGGAAGGGCGCTCTCGACGTGCTCGACTTCTGGGAGCCGCTACACAATCGAGGTCGCGAAGAGCTGATCCTCGACCCGGACGAGTTCTACATCCTGGTCAGCGACGAAGCGGTGCATGTGCCGCCCAGCCACGCCGCCGAAATGGTGCCGTTCGATCCGCTGGTGGGCGAATTCCGCGTGCATTATGCCGGCTTCTTCGATCCCGGTTTCGGCCATTCCTCGGCCGGTGGCACGGGGAGTCGCGCGGTGCTCGAAGTGCGCAGCCGCGAAGTGCCATTCCTGCTTGGGCACGGCCAGACCATTGGCCGGCTGATCTATGAGCGCCTGGCGGAAACGCCGGACCGTCTCTACGGCTCGGCGCTGGGATCGAACTACCAGGCGCAGACGCTGAAGCTGTCCAAGCACTTCAAGCCCTACCCCGGCTAG
- a CDS encoding ABC transporter ATP-binding protein, whose translation MTYLKIENVDKHFDRGGVRSEVLKDVSLDIRQGEVISIIGHSGCGKSTLLNLIAGLTEVSSGGIQLEGREVNGPGPERAVVFQNHSLLPWLTVYENVNLAVAKVFGKTKTGSERHDWIMHNLDLVQMSHARDKRPTEISGGMKQRVGIARALAMQPKILLLDEPFGALDALTRAHLQDAVMDIQKRLGSTMIMITHDVDEAVLLSDRIVMMTNGPSARIGEVLEVPLERPRQRLDLAADRIYLKCREAVLKFLYERHRFVEAA comes from the coding sequence ATGACCTATCTCAAGATCGAAAACGTCGACAAACACTTCGACCGTGGCGGCGTACGCTCCGAGGTGCTGAAGGATGTCAGCCTCGACATCAGGCAGGGCGAGGTGATCTCGATCATCGGCCATTCCGGCTGCGGCAAGTCGACATTGCTCAACCTGATTGCCGGCCTCACCGAAGTTTCCTCGGGCGGCATCCAGTTGGAGGGGCGCGAGGTCAACGGCCCCGGGCCGGAGCGCGCCGTGGTGTTCCAGAACCATTCGCTGCTGCCCTGGCTGACCGTCTACGAGAACGTCAACCTCGCCGTCGCCAAGGTTTTCGGCAAGACCAAGACCGGCTCCGAGCGGCATGACTGGATTATGCACAATCTCGATCTGGTGCAGATGAGCCACGCCAGGGATAAGCGACCGACCGAGATTTCGGGTGGCATGAAGCAGCGCGTCGGTATTGCCCGGGCGCTGGCCATGCAGCCCAAAATCCTGCTGCTCGACGAACCCTTCGGGGCCCTCGACGCTCTGACCCGCGCGCATCTGCAGGATGCGGTCATGGACATCCAGAAGCGTCTGGGCAGCACGATGATCATGATCACCCATGATGTCGATGAGGCGGTGCTACTCAGCGACCGCATCGTGATGATGACCAATGGCCCATCGGCCCGGATCGGGGAAGTGCTCGAGGTGCCGCTGGAGCGGCCGCGCCAACGCCTCGATCTGGCGGCCGACCGGATCTACCTCAAATGCCGCGAGGCGGTGCTCAAGTTCCTCTATGAGCGCCACCGGTTCGTCGAAGCCGCCTAG
- a CDS encoding CmpA/NrtA family ABC transporter substrate-binding protein — protein sequence MSTTQITAGFLPLLDSILLVLAREKGFAEDEGLGLTLVRETSWANIRDRAALGHFDIAQMLAPMPLATSLGLTPLAMPMIAPVVLGLGNNAVTVSDALWRAMADQGAPDDLDPTLTGAALAKAVQASPRKLRFGVVHQTSSHNYELRYWLASSGIVPDRDIEIVVLPPPLLPDALGAGGIDGYCVGEPWNSIGVATKGGHIATAKALIWRSSPDKVVGMRETWAADHPDLVAAIIRAVYRAGLWCAEPDNRSEAAAIMAGAAYLNASSEIVGRALTGTLDIGGVLRQVPDYYIPHASAANFPWKSHALWYYSQMVRWGEVPARTENAAVAAACFRPDLYRSALAPLGVAVPDDDYKIDGLRGKPGKIVTGNGSLMMGADLFFDGQIFDPSALDSYIASQTARG from the coding sequence ATGTCCACCACCCAGATCACCGCCGGCTTCCTGCCCCTACTCGACAGCATCCTGCTGGTACTGGCGCGGGAGAAGGGTTTTGCGGAAGACGAGGGACTGGGCCTGACGCTGGTGCGAGAAACCAGTTGGGCCAATATCCGCGACCGTGCCGCGCTCGGGCATTTTGATATTGCCCAGATGCTGGCGCCGATGCCGCTGGCCACCAGCCTCGGCCTCACACCTTTGGCCATGCCAATGATCGCACCCGTGGTTTTGGGCCTGGGCAATAATGCGGTAACGGTCAGCGATGCGTTGTGGCGGGCCATGGCCGACCAGGGCGCGCCAGATGACCTCGACCCGACCCTGACCGGGGCCGCGCTTGCCAAGGCGGTGCAGGCGTCACCGCGCAAGCTGCGGTTCGGTGTGGTGCATCAGACCTCGTCGCATAATTACGAATTGCGCTACTGGCTGGCGTCCAGCGGCATCGTTCCGGACCGGGATATCGAGATCGTCGTCTTGCCGCCGCCCCTGTTGCCGGATGCGCTGGGGGCCGGCGGGATTGACGGCTATTGCGTCGGCGAACCCTGGAACAGTATCGGGGTGGCAACCAAGGGCGGACATATCGCGACCGCCAAGGCGCTGATCTGGCGATCGAGTCCCGACAAAGTCGTGGGCATGCGCGAGACCTGGGCCGCCGATCATCCGGACCTGGTGGCCGCAATCATCAGGGCTGTCTATCGGGCCGGCCTCTGGTGTGCCGAACCGGACAATCGGAGCGAAGCGGCGGCGATTATGGCGGGAGCCGCCTATCTCAATGCTTCGTCCGAGATTGTCGGCCGAGCCCTGACCGGCACGCTCGATATCGGCGGCGTGTTGCGGCAGGTGCCGGACTATTACATTCCTCACGCCAGTGCCGCCAACTTCCCATGGAAGAGCCACGCTCTCTGGTATTACAGCCAGATGGTGCGCTGGGGTGAAGTGCCGGCGCGTACAGAAAACGCCGCTGTCGCCGCAGCGTGCTTCCGGCCGGACCTCTATCGGAGCGCTCTCGCCCCGCTTGGGGTGGCGGTACCTGATGACGACTACAAGATCGACGGCCTGCGCGGCAAGCCGGGCAAAATCGTCACGGGGAACGGCTCCTTGATGATGGGGGCGGACCTGTTTTTCGATGGTCAGATTTTCGACCCGAGTGCGCTGGACAGCTACATTGCCAGCCAAACGGCGCGCGGTTGA
- a CDS encoding CmpA/NrtA family ABC transporter substrate-binding protein, with translation MENFMTTLTTRRSFLKAATATAATLVATRALFPSGAFAQSNGPEVTGAKLGYIALTDASALIIAQEKGLFAKHGVPDVQVQKQASWGATRDNLVLGGAANGIDGAHILTPMPYLMTAGTVTGGTPVPMSIIARLNLDAQGISVSQAYKDSGVGVDASPLKQIFAERKAAGTEVNVAMTFPGGTHDLWMRYWLAAGGIDPNSEVSLITVPPPQMVANMKVGTMDAFCVGEPWNEQLVNQGVGFTATTTGELWKGHPEKALSLRNDFVEANPVATQAILMAVMEAAQWADLTENKQELAQILGKRSWFNIPAADVAGRLKGDINYGNGRVETATGLEMKFWKDHASYPFKSHDAWFLTENVRWGYLPGTTDITASVDAVNREDIWRAAAAALGVAAADIPEGTSRGSETFFDGKVFDPANPSAYLESLAIKAVV, from the coding sequence ATGGAGAACTTTATGACGACGCTGACCACCCGCCGCAGCTTTCTCAAAGCGGCCACGGCAACCGCTGCGACCCTGGTCGCAACCAGGGCGCTGTTCCCCTCGGGGGCCTTCGCCCAAAGCAATGGCCCCGAGGTTACCGGCGCCAAGCTGGGCTATATCGCACTGACCGACGCATCAGCGCTGATCATCGCGCAGGAGAAGGGGCTGTTCGCCAAGCATGGCGTGCCCGACGTACAGGTGCAAAAGCAGGCATCGTGGGGTGCAACGCGCGACAACCTCGTGCTCGGTGGGGCTGCGAACGGTATCGACGGCGCGCACATCCTGACGCCCATGCCCTACCTGATGACCGCTGGCACCGTCACTGGTGGCACGCCGGTGCCGATGTCGATCATCGCCCGGCTCAATCTCGATGCGCAGGGCATCTCGGTCAGCCAAGCCTATAAGGATTCCGGTGTCGGCGTTGACGCGTCGCCGCTCAAGCAAATCTTCGCCGAGCGCAAGGCCGCTGGCACCGAAGTCAATGTCGCCATGACCTTTCCGGGCGGCACACATGACCTGTGGATGCGGTACTGGCTTGCCGCGGGCGGCATCGATCCGAACAGCGAAGTTTCGCTGATCACCGTGCCCCCGCCGCAAATGGTCGCCAATATGAAGGTGGGCACCATGGACGCGTTCTGCGTGGGCGAGCCGTGGAACGAGCAGCTCGTCAACCAGGGCGTCGGCTTCACCGCCACCACGACGGGCGAGTTGTGGAAGGGTCACCCTGAAAAGGCGCTGAGCCTGCGCAACGACTTCGTCGAGGCCAATCCGGTGGCAACCCAGGCCATCCTGATGGCGGTTATGGAAGCGGCGCAATGGGCTGACCTCACCGAGAATAAGCAGGAGCTGGCGCAAATCCTGGGCAAACGCAGCTGGTTCAATATTCCGGCCGCCGACGTCGCCGGTCGCCTCAAGGGCGACATCAACTACGGCAATGGCCGCGTGGAGACCGCCACCGGGCTGGAAATGAAATTCTGGAAGGACCATGCGTCCTATCCGTTCAAGAGCCACGATGCCTGGTTCCTGACCGAAAACGTGCGCTGGGGCTATCTGCCGGGCACGACCGACATCACCGCATCGGTTGATGCGGTGAACCGCGAAGACATCTGGCGCGCTGCCGCTGCGGCGCTGGGCGTTGCGGCTGCCGACATTCCCGAGGGTACGTCGCGCGGGTCTGAGACCTTCTTTGACGGCAAGGTGTTCGATCCGGCCAACCCCTCGGCCTATCTCGAAAGCCTCGCCATCAAGGCAGTGGTCTAG
- a CDS encoding ANTAR domain-containing response regulator — protein MPNCDLSILIIDENRIRASIIEDGLREGGHTRVAVIHDVNEVARTIQSEAPDVIVIDLENPKRDTLEHFFSLSRAIQRPIAMFVDRSDGAMIEKAVEAGVSAYVVDGLKKERVKPILDMAISRFNAFARLTRELEQVRGELEDRKIIDQAKAILMKTRGMSEADAYALLRSTAMNQNRRMVDIAQSLITAATLLGPS, from the coding sequence ATGCCCAATTGCGATCTGTCCATCCTGATCATCGATGAAAATCGCATCCGCGCCTCCATCATCGAGGATGGGCTGCGGGAGGGTGGGCACACCCGGGTGGCGGTGATCCATGACGTCAACGAAGTGGCCCGCACAATCCAGAGCGAGGCGCCCGATGTCATCGTCATCGACCTCGAAAATCCCAAGCGTGACACGCTGGAGCACTTCTTTTCGCTGTCGCGCGCCATTCAGCGCCCTATTGCCATGTTCGTCGATCGCTCGGATGGGGCGATGATCGAGAAGGCCGTCGAGGCCGGCGTGTCCGCCTATGTGGTGGACGGGCTCAAGAAGGAGCGCGTCAAGCCGATCCTCGACATGGCGATCTCGCGCTTCAACGCCTTCGCGCGACTGACGCGCGAGCTGGAACAGGTGCGCGGCGAACTCGAGGATCGCAAGATCATCGACCAGGCCAAAGCCATCCTGATGAAGACGCGCGGCATGAGCGAGGCGGACGCCTATGCCCTACTCCGCTCCACCGCCATGAACCAGAACCGCAGAATGGTCGACATCGCTCAAAGCCTGATCACGGCCGCGACGTTGCTTGGGCCATCGTAG
- the ntrB gene encoding nitrate ABC transporter permease: MTATVQRLPTTTAPMPTKAEVFALPKPPSRPGSWSKTFGTLAANIVPPLVVIALVLVIWQILCASPSASLPSPSQVWTDAGELLISPFFDYGQGDIGLGLRVLTSLQRVAIGFGIAAVVGVTIGAVIGQSIWAMRGLDPIFQILRTVPPLAWLPLSLAAFMDSAPSAIFVIFITSVWPVIINTAVGVRNIPQDYRNVARILQLNQAEFFFKIMIPAAAPYIFTGLRIGVGLSWLAIVAAEMLTGGVGIGFFIWDAWNSSRLSDIIVALVYIGVVGFILDRLVAGIGAFVTRGTAAN, translated from the coding sequence ATGACCGCCACAGTTCAGCGCCTGCCCACGACGACCGCTCCGATGCCCACCAAAGCCGAGGTCTTCGCCCTGCCCAAACCGCCATCGCGCCCTGGCTCGTGGTCCAAGACATTCGGCACGCTTGCGGCCAACATCGTGCCGCCACTGGTGGTGATCGCGCTGGTGCTGGTGATCTGGCAAATCCTGTGTGCATCGCCGAGTGCGTCGCTGCCGTCGCCGAGCCAGGTGTGGACCGATGCCGGTGAACTGCTGATCAGCCCGTTCTTCGATTATGGGCAAGGTGATATCGGGCTCGGCCTGCGGGTGCTCACATCGCTGCAGCGTGTCGCTATCGGCTTCGGCATTGCGGCGGTGGTGGGTGTCACCATCGGCGCCGTCATCGGTCAGTCGATCTGGGCGATGCGCGGGCTCGATCCGATCTTCCAGATCCTGCGCACGGTGCCGCCGCTGGCCTGGCTGCCGCTGTCGCTGGCTGCATTCATGGATTCGGCGCCCTCGGCGATCTTCGTGATCTTCATCACCTCGGTCTGGCCGGTGATCATCAATACGGCGGTGGGCGTGCGCAACATTCCGCAGGACTACCGCAATGTGGCGCGCATCCTGCAGCTCAACCAGGCCGAGTTCTTTTTCAAGATCATGATCCCGGCCGCTGCGCCGTACATTTTCACCGGCCTCAGGATCGGCGTTGGCCTCAGCTGGCTCGCCATCGTCGCGGCGGAGATGCTGACCGGCGGCGTGGGCATCGGCTTCTTCATCTGGGATGCGTGGAACAGCTCGCGTCTCTCCGACATCATCGTGGCGCTGGTCTATATCGGGGTCGTGGGGTTCATCCTCGACCGGCTGGTAGCTGGTATCGGCGCCTTCGTCACCCGCGGCACAGCTGCGAACTGA